CTCTCTATACTATGTGTAGAGCCTAGCACTGTTAGTCGTCGGGGTATCACCTCTTCTTAAATAGTTAGTCCTAGCCTTGCTTGCCTACCTGACCTACCTACACAATATTAACGATTTCGCTACCTTAAGATTCAAACAATCGCATTTACATTGAACAATAGTTAAAATCAGTTTTTGCAAACATTTATATACTtaaaaaattaatcattttcaatataaattacCTAATATAGGACAATTACAGAATACTGGAAAAACCAAAATTATGATCGCTTATCTCTGGTTTGTCTATTTTTGTGTTTTGTAGGCGTAGTGGAAAATACGAATAGAAACGGTTCAGACACATCATTGATGATGCTGCTAAGTTACTAATATGGATTcaagacggagttttgacttaatattagtaaatatGTCTAGCTAAGGTGTGTAttcttttttaataatgtttaaaccaaagaaattaacatttattttacctattttctttaaaaatataacaataatgaaAGTCAAATACTATGATATATGAGTCATGATTGGTTATTCATCtcatttataacaatttttgcGTCGGCGAAAAGTAGTGGGAAATTTCataatacgcatgcgcattagTCTACGCTGTTAATCCGCGCGAATAAATTCGCTTGATGAAAAACCAGCCTAATTTTACCGGTAAATAAAAAAACCAGGATTTtcattgttgatattttgttttcgttGTGCCGGATGTTATTTATCGGATCGACAGTAACCGCCACGTATTGTTTTGTTGTTCATTACGTGCTGGCGTTGGCTAATTAAtctctattttttaataaaagatCATAATTTTAAAGCGCACATTACAAGTTGCGCCACTTTAGGCAAAAGTTCATGCTCTTCCATCAAGTGCTCTTGCGTGTTTGTGTGGTTTAAGCAATCAATGCGATATTTAGGTTAATTACCGTATTAAAACACGTCAGCTAATTTAGTGACTGTTGGTgcattttcttttaatttaccGGTAACACTTTTCTCTCATTGGTTTAACGTAACACAAGGAGGACGTACGCGCTACGCACGAAATTGACCAATCAGGGGCGACAATCTGATAATCCGTCCGACTCTCGACCTAACGTTATGACGTAATTTCACTTTAAATAGACCATGCCCCTACATGCAATTACGTGTAATAACCAACTTCAAATATCTTGCAATATCATCAAATGAAGCGGTCTTCTCTAGTGACGTCATCGTTTTGGGTGTAGTCTGAATGGGAAACTTGCGTACACACGGACCGACAACATTTCTGATTCTGTACAACTTTAGACTgcttcaaaaaataaaaatgtctttaAATTCAACGTGTGATTACAATACTAACTTCCAACAAACCATTGTGAAAGGATTTATTTTTGTAACTATTCTGTGTTGTTTAAATCTAACTTTCAATGGTTTAATCATCTTTGTTATTCTGAAATCGAAGGTGCTTcgaaaaaaacataatttttacaTCGTATCATTAGCCTTGGCAGATTTCATAAATGGAGTGATTTATTTTACGTGTATAATAACGGTATATTCAAATACCGTTTTGTCTTTAATGCAACCTTCACTGATGCTTACTTCGTTACTGAGTGTTGCGTGTGTTGCGCTGGACCGTTACATCGCGTTGGTTTTCGCTCCATTGCGTTACACCGTGATCGTCACCACAAAACGTCAACTGATCATCGGCGCTATAATTTGGCTTGTGCCGATTTTAATCGTTATTATGTTATTTCAAACCATGCAATCTTTTAATATCGCCTTGGCATTAGTCTGTCTTACGCTACAATTAATTACTATCAATCTTTATTTTCTCATTTACCGAAGTATTCGCAAATCTGATCATTATATTTCATCGATgaatgttttcaatttaaagCGATCGAAGAAATTACTAACTACGTGTTTGATTATAACACTGGTTTACTTCTTCTCATGGCTGCCGTTTTTATGCCTGAATTTCTTCACTGCATTTCCGCAAATAATATGCTCTATGGACTCGTtatatgtacatttatttttctattcttGCAATTTAGCGTTtataaacacagtgataaatccagttatctactggtttaaTTTACCAAATTTTCGAGAAGCAGTTTATGAAATTTGTGGAAAAAACAAAAAGTCATCTACGCTAGCTTTAAATAATTTCCCCAAAAACACAAacatataaaacattatataaacaatGACAGTAAAGCATAGGCATACTAGTCGTCACAACAATTCAAACCTTAGAAAGGATTCAACTTCTATAAAAGGGCCAACAATTTATTTACGATTTATTTCGTCAAATCCTGACACTCAATCAAACACTCaagaaaattaataacaataccGAAGACTTAATAATAACGTTAACCATGATTGACAAAGAAGTTTTTAATAACATTGAATCTTGGTGGATAGGTACCAATGCACTTCAAACCAATTATTACATGTACACTATTACAGTATTATGACGAAGTATATAGACGAAGGAGTAAAGCAAGCTTAAATTCTACATCTGAACACAACGTTGGAAATTGTCTAAAGATGGCTCTGTTCTCTCTTATAACTAAATTATCTTGACGAAGAATTGGGTGTTGGGTGAGTCTATAAGGTTGATCACAAATAGCGAGTGCGTGGCGCGTAGTGGGAAAGGTTTAGGCTAGGAGCAAACGTCacgtacgcgtcgtgacgtttgctcccaatcCTTTCCCaccatgcattgtgcaatgacgttcctcgggaaatcaagctatttgcaATAACCTTTTAATCTCTGCAACTAAATCTATCTTGTTTTAGACGTAAATTACGTTTGTTTTTCTGATGACATACGTGAAGAAAACTTCACGAGGTACAGGGATATCGATAACATTTCTTATTTACATTCTTATGGAAACCTATTTGATGAGAAACTAATTTTTGAATATTGTGTTTTAACAGAAACATTTGATGCTAAATGAAGTATggataatctaaaaatattgCTTGTTAAACCCAATAAAGAAGATTTTGGATATTATATTATCACTGTATGCTGTAACTGATGACGTAGACAATTCTCACGGTGCACTTCTGAAGGTTCTaggaaataacaataatatctCTATACTTCAATGACATTTTAACCACTGCAAGTTTTACAATGAATATCTCTACCAATAATTCATCTTGTGAATCAATTTATATTGAGTATACTAAAACGTTCTATGAATACGTACTTACAGCTATCAAACCAGTGGTttcaataatttgtattttgattGTGCTTTTAAATGGTGTTGCAATATTTGTAATTCTTAGATCTAAGAAACTGCGAAAGAAACACAATGTTTTCATCGTATCTTTGGCATTTGCAGATTGTGCAAACGGACTTGGATATTGTgtgtatgttattttatatatatttcgaTCGAGTACAAATGATGTTATTTATTGGTTTTTGATGTCGATCATTTTTGCGTCAATGCTTAACGTAAATTGCGTTGCTGTAGATCGTTACATTGCGTTAGTATACGCTCCTTTACGTTACGAAGTAGTCGTAACATTTAAACGTCAGATAACCGTTTGCGCTGCGATTTGGATTGGACCaatgtttattatgtttgtCTTGTTTTACATTACTGCATTTTATTTTACTCTGTTAATAATAGCAGTAATTGTTCTCATGGTTTTAATAATAACTGtttgtctttattttaaaatttatcacAGTATTTCTAAATCAGATCATTATCTCGCTTCAATGAATATTTCAAACGCAAAGAAGTccagaaaattactaaaaaCCTGCTTAACAATAACAATCCTGTATTGTATTCTCTGGTTGCCATATCTTGTAATAAGTTGTCTTGTTTTTATACCAGGGTTAGCATGTTACCTCGGTAGATCACTTGTTTATATGAATTTCTTTTCTGGAAGTCTGGTTTTTATCAATTCTTTGACTAATCCTCTAATATACTGGTATAATTTACCGGATTTCCGAAACTCATTTTATGATATTTGTGGAAGAAAAGAGAGATGTTAAATAAGTTACAATAAGATACCGAACTATACAgactttgttttataaaaatgacaatatatTACACACATACTATTCGCATATAAGTCAACAGCCGGCATATTAAACACgagtaaataattataattttaacaaactttgaagttatttttcaaccaatcaaatgtaagtttaaataacaatgataaaacaacaataagAAACATTGGTGTTGTTGAGTTTTATCATTAGCTTAATCTTACTTATAGAATTGAAATCTCATATTAGATAAAACAAATACCTACACATAGGTGATTATAGTTGGGTTTTCACTAACATCTAGGCTATCGGTAGtaagtttgttttatataagcattactattattacttattattgaTTGTATGTTGCAGGGATTGTATATCGAAATAGAAACTTATgctattaataaaaaaaacaaaacattgattaAACATTAAGAGATTAATAAACGGTTCGTTTTGCACATTTATTAACCTTCAATGTAGGCTATAATCTGTATACTAGACGATTAATTACCGACTTGAAAGTAATTTTGgttttataaaaattgaaatCGTGTTAGTTTTACcttcaatgtttaaaaaaacctctATTTTTAAACACGATTTTCATATTTAGTAAATTTGTAGAAACAAGTTTGATGTAAATTAAAACCATGTAATAATCTACAAAATGAGAAAATCGATTTGTAATTATGTAACGTAACATTCATAGactaattataaaataaatgaaactgAGTAGAGATTTCAAACACAATAGCTGTTGAAAAATTTATCAAATaatctgaaaaataaagaataaaaaaatacaaccaACCGATAAAAACTATAATCGAGCTCAAACACTGACTGTAATACTTGGCAAAATCAAAGATCTATGAGTAAAAGGTTTCTAAGATATTTTGCAAAATGGACAAAGCGATAGAGGGTGCACTATTTGTAATTCTTTAAGATACAGATAACTCGATATTTTAATAAGCTTTGGTATCGTCCACAATAAACATTTCACATTTAATTATGTTCAATTAGTGAactatgtacatttatttttttctggaTGTATATCTTTTTTCAATTATTGGCAACCTTATAATATACTGGTATAATTTACCGTACATGTACAGATTAAGGCTCAAATCTTAAAAAACAAACTTGAGTCTGAGTATtttcaaataggcctataaataaatataagtatatccttaattatttttttatgactattatgaaacattttaaattttgttaactAAAGATCAACGAAGATGCGGTTTGTAACTAAATGACCTACGAAGATGAGAGAAGAATTTTTTCAAAAGGCCAATTTCTGCTAAATTGATTTAGGTATAAGAAGACCTCGTCAAAAAATTAGCATTTCGTCAAATCAagcatgtaaataaaaataacatcaaTGTCAGAGAACATTAATAACAACACCGAAGGTAATAACGTCTATTACGTGTGACAACCAAggttttaataaaacaaaatttacgaatatttaaaaatggattaagtttcttattaaaacttgtgtaattagttaaattaaattagattgaaaTGACACAAAATGATATGCCTATGACAACAACATGAGCCTTATATTTGGACAATCCCATGAGAAGTGACTATTTTAGAACattgtgtacaaacaacaaaaaatatctaaagaatttaatttttagcatcggccattttgaaatccaagattGCCGACAGATTATCGCTTTACATAGTTAAAATTGTATAATGGGTAATACCATCAAAACGGACTTGTTCCACattcataattaatattctGTCTGCCATCTTGAATTTGGTTCTTTAAATGTCTTtagaaaaaatggcaacatattttttttttcattacttatattatgaagatattaaataaagtcaaagtttgcttttaacaaaagaTGTACACGACATTCATATAAACGACATACCAGCCTACACTACTAGTTTGAAACTATAGTGACAATTTATTTCAGTCATGCCGCTAATGATTGAAAACCTCACTTTTTGAGCTTTTAAAACGTAACGCTACCCGGGGCTCCAGCGTCTAATTGATACAAAATGCAATCAATAACATCAATGTCAGAGAACTTTAatcacaacaacaacaacaataacgtCAATTACGTATGACAACCAAGgttttaataaaaacaacaattattaagaataGTCGACACACTGTTAACATGATTTTAATAGATTAATTAAAGAGGTTTTAGAAGTAtataaaaatgagaaaaatgtACTTTGTTCGCATCTGTCGTCGTTGAAGCAAAGGAATGAAAGCATATACGTAAACTATACATCTGATTGTTTCCATATTGATGGTCTTTTTGTCTAAActttaacaaatattaaaacttGACAAAGTACTGTGCGTGTTTGGCGAGTCTTTTTCCAAAGAAGCCTACATCAGATTTTTATGGAAGCAAACATTTTTGCTGCGAaacacgttttttttttaaactttactaCTAATCATACACGTAGTATATTTGATGCTAAACGAAGTTCGTAATAATTGAATAATCTAAAATAAACTTTCATTCTGTGGACAATTTTCTCACGTTCTACTTGTTTAAAGGTTCTACGAAAGACTAAATATCGTATCTTCATTTACAAGCAAGTGTCGCCATTCATCACTGCAAGTTTTACAATGAATATCTCCACCAATAATTCATCTTGTAGATCCGTTTCTGAGTATACTGAAATGTTCTATGAATACGCAATTACAGCTATCATACCAGTGGTTTCAgtaatttgtattttgattGTTCTTTTAAATGGTGTTGCAATATTTGTAATTCTTAGATCTAAGAAACTGCGAaagaaacaaaatgttttcatcgTATCTTTGGCATTTGCAGATTGTGCAAACGGAATTTGGTTTTGTGTGTATGTAGCTGTAAGCTTCTATCGTCAGATTTTGggtttaattattgttataaacgTGTTATTAACGTCAATTCTTTTTACCTCAACGCTTAACGTAATTTGCGTTGCTGTAGATCGTTATATTGCGTTAGTATACGCTCCTTTACGTTACACAATAGTCGTAACAATTAAACGTCAGTTTGCGCTACGATTTGGATTGGTCCACATTgcattatatatatacttttttacATTAATACTCATACTTATTTTAATCCGTTAATATTTGCCGTATTTTTCCTCATGGTTTTAATAGTAACTGtttgtctttatttcaaaatttatcaaaatatttccAAACCAGATCATTATCTCGCTTCAATGAATATTTCAAACGCAAAGAAATccagaaaattactaaaaaCCTGCTTAACAATAACAATGGTGTATTGTCTCCTCTGGTTGCCATATCTTGTAATAATTTGTCTTGTTTTTATACCAGGGTTTACATGTTCTCTTGGTATAATACTTTCATATATGCGTTTCTTTTCTGGAAATCTGGTTTTTATCAATTCTTTGACTAATCCTATAATATATTGGTATAATTTACCGGATTTCCGAAACGCATTTTATGATATCTGGGGAAGGAAAAAGAAATGCTAATTAAAATATACGacaaatgttaattaaaataaaaagtgtatagcatggtataaacgAGGACCTCGAGTACACCAGCAGTGAATTCAACTGATACTATGTCAATGACGGCCATGTTTTCAGATGATTTTAGATAGCACACAGGAATTTCTCGCACAAAAGCCAGAAGCCGCCACTGTAGACGACATTGATAATTTGAACAAAagtcaatatatttgttataatttgaAATCGTGTTGCAATAAAGTTGAAGTGGTTTTATAATACAGAAGTAATAATCTTTAGGAatagaataattataaaacCACAAGAAAAATCGATGATTGTGAGACTTGGAGTTAATAAACTCTTCCATCAGTACGTTCAGTATATTTTTCATAAAACATGACAACCATTGGTCAATTAAGACAACAGGGAATGATGGACAGAATACTTTTACAAGTTTATTCTATCGACATATTATTAAACCGACCGAAGTTTCAACAAAATTGATGTAGTGTACGGTGTTCATTGTACTTTTCCCATTGTCTTTGCTAGTGCGTTCTACATTTTCCTTGCAATACTGATTCTGAAAACTTTAACTGTGCTGTAACGTGATTCGTTGGACAATTTTTTTCACGTTCTACTTGTTTAAAGGTTCTACAAAAGACTAAATATCGTATCTTCATTTACAAGCGAGTGTCGCCATTCATCACTGCAAGTTATACAATGAATATCTCCACTGATAATTTATCTTGTAGATCCGTTATTGAGTATACTGAAATGCTCTATGAATACGCACTTACCGTTATCATACCAGTGGCttcaataatttgtattttgattGTGCTTTTAAATGGTGTTGCAATATTTGTAATTCTTAGATCTAAGAAACTGCGAAAGAAACGTAATGTTTTCATCGTATCTTTGGCATTTGCAGATTGTGCAAATGGACTTGGATATTGTGCATATGTAGCTATACGCTTCTATCATCCGAGTTTGGGTATAATTATTCTTATAAACTGGTTATTAACGTCAATTCTTTTTACGTCAATGCTTAACGTAAATTGCGTTGCTGTAGATCGTTATATTGCGTTAGTATACGCTCCTTTACGTTACACTGTTGTAACAATTAAACGTCAGTTGACTGTTTGCGCTGCGATTTGGATTGGTCCAAATTGCATTATATGTAtctttttttacattaatacaaCTCCTTTTATTTCGTTAATAATAGCCATATTTTTTCTCATGGTTTTAATAGTAACTGtttgtctttatttcaaaatttatcaaaatatttccAAACCAGATCATTATCTGGCTTCAATGAATATTTCAAACGCAAAGAAATccagaaaattactaaaaaCCTGCTTAACAATAACAATGGTGTATTGTCTCCTCTGGTTGCCATATCTTGTAATAATTTGTCTTGTTTTTATACCAGGGTTTACATGTTCCCTTGGTATAATACTTTCATATATGCGTTTCTTTTCTGGAAGTCTGGTTTTTATCAATTCTTTGACTAATCCTATAATATACTGGTATAATTTACCTGATTTCCGAAACGCATTTTATGATATCTGGGGAAGGAAAAAGAAATGCTAATTAAAATATACGacaaatgttaattaaaataaaaagtgtatagcatggtataaacgAGGATCTCGAGTACACCAGCAATGAATTCAACTGATACTATGTCAATGGCGGCCATGTTTTCAGATGATTTTAGATTGCACACAGGAATTTCTCGCGCACAAAGGACAAAAGCCGCATCCGTAGACGAcattaataatttgaataaaagtCAACATATTTGAAAACGTGTAATGTTGCAATGAAGTTGAAGtggttttatattaataataatactataggAGACCTAGAGTAATTATGAAACCACAAGAACAATCAATGATTGTGAGACTTGGAGTTAATAAACTCTTCATCAATGACAGAGTTCAGTATATGTTT
This is a stretch of genomic DNA from Antedon mediterranea chromosome 3, ecAntMedi1.1, whole genome shotgun sequence. It encodes these proteins:
- the LOC140043909 gene encoding uncharacterized protein, translated to MSIIFASMLNVNCVAVDRYIALVYAPLRYEVVVTFKRQITVCAAIWIGPMFIMFVLFYITAFYFTLLIIAVIVLMVLIITVCLYFKIYHSISKSDHYLASMNISNAKKSRKLLKTCLTITILYCILWLPYLVISCLVFIPGLACYLGRSLVYMNFFSGSLVFINSLTNPLIYWYNLPDFRNSFYDICGRKERC